The following are encoded together in the Streptomyces tsukubensis genome:
- a CDS encoding DUF2264 domain-containing protein produces MPRTPAEDRTHWERTADRMLLAVRPYATDGHGLIHLPGTPSHNGPRGDGLEGFARTFLLAAFRLAGAAGADPHDLAGWYAAGLAAGTCPKNPERWPTFAECGQAKVEAASVALALHETRPWIWDRLDPKVQRRVLDWLAPMVGDQMPGNNWIWFQAVTEAFARTAGGQWRQQDLDRTIALTDGWYAGEGWYSDGLTGAGHRNFDHYNGWAMHLYPLWFCRVLGDAAPTGLLDRYRQRLRRFLLDQRLLVGGNGSPLIQGRSLTYRHAALASVWTGALFDTTPLAPGETRALATRMLDHFTDHGAVAADGLLTLGWHRPFRGVLQSYSGPASPYWASKGFIGLALPPDHPVWTEEPTPLAVEQGDFERALAAPGWLVSGTAADGVVRVVNHGGDHADPARPHADDPGYARFAYSTHTAPETPGDPTVPGGSADADPLDNAVVLLDAAGRASHRRPTTRISISGATAVSRSRAHWPGDATWDVFGGPDTDYVLGPWITVGSALRGPVEVRAVRVDGEPGRGHVLRVGGWALAVDGTPEDTGAAARVDGADGLVSLVTGVRGLPNASVVTRTDSNALGAASATPVVATEGPVAHGTLHTALIHLGAAPPSTWPSVTTRAEGTTLLADVTWQDGTVDTIRLPAPDPAAPDPWKDPHRA; encoded by the coding sequence ATGCCACGCACCCCCGCCGAGGACCGCACCCACTGGGAACGGACCGCCGACCGCATGCTGCTCGCCGTACGGCCGTACGCCACCGACGGACACGGCCTCATCCATCTGCCGGGTACGCCCAGCCACAACGGACCGCGCGGCGACGGTCTCGAAGGGTTCGCCCGCACGTTCCTGCTGGCCGCGTTCCGGCTGGCGGGAGCTGCGGGCGCCGACCCGCACGACCTCGCCGGATGGTACGCGGCCGGCCTCGCCGCGGGCACCTGCCCGAAGAACCCCGAGCGCTGGCCGACCTTCGCCGAGTGCGGCCAGGCCAAGGTCGAGGCCGCGTCCGTCGCACTCGCGCTGCACGAGACCCGGCCGTGGATCTGGGACCGGCTGGACCCGAAGGTCCAGCGGCGGGTGCTGGACTGGCTCGCCCCCATGGTCGGCGATCAGATGCCGGGCAACAACTGGATCTGGTTCCAGGCCGTCACCGAGGCCTTCGCCCGCACCGCAGGCGGCCAGTGGCGTCAACAGGACCTCGACCGCACCATCGCGCTGACCGACGGCTGGTACGCGGGTGAAGGCTGGTACTCCGACGGCCTCACCGGCGCGGGGCACCGCAACTTCGACCACTACAACGGCTGGGCCATGCACCTGTACCCCCTGTGGTTCTGCCGCGTCCTCGGCGACGCGGCACCCACCGGACTGCTCGACCGCTACCGGCAGCGGCTGCGGCGGTTCCTGCTCGACCAGCGGCTGCTCGTCGGCGGCAACGGCTCGCCACTGATCCAGGGGCGTTCGCTCACCTACCGGCACGCGGCGCTGGCGTCGGTGTGGACCGGAGCGCTCTTCGACACCACCCCGCTGGCGCCGGGGGAGACCCGGGCGCTCGCGACGCGGATGCTCGACCACTTCACCGACCACGGGGCAGTAGCCGCGGACGGGCTGCTCACCCTCGGTTGGCACCGGCCCTTCCGTGGCGTTCTCCAGAGCTACTCGGGCCCCGCGTCCCCGTACTGGGCGAGCAAGGGTTTCATCGGCCTGGCGCTGCCGCCCGACCACCCGGTATGGACCGAGGAGCCGACGCCGCTCGCCGTCGAACAGGGCGATTTCGAGCGGGCGTTGGCAGCCCCCGGCTGGCTCGTCTCCGGCACCGCGGCGGACGGAGTCGTACGCGTCGTCAACCACGGCGGCGACCACGCCGACCCGGCACGCCCGCACGCCGACGATCCCGGCTACGCCCGCTTCGCCTACTCCACCCACACCGCGCCCGAGACACCCGGCGACCCCACGGTCCCCGGCGGCAGCGCGGACGCCGACCCGCTGGACAACGCCGTGGTGCTGCTCGACGCGGCAGGCCGCGCCTCGCACCGGCGCCCGACGACCAGGATCTCCATCAGCGGCGCCACGGCCGTATCGCGCTCACGGGCACACTGGCCGGGCGACGCCACGTGGGATGTGTTCGGCGGCCCCGACACCGACTACGTCCTCGGCCCCTGGATCACCGTCGGCTCCGCGCTGCGCGGCCCGGTCGAGGTCCGCGCCGTACGCGTCGACGGCGAACCGGGCCGCGGCCATGTGCTGCGCGTCGGCGGCTGGGCCCTGGCCGTCGACGGGACACCGGAAGACACCGGCGCCGCCGCCCGGGTCGACGGCGCCGACGGCCTGGTCTCCCTCGTCACCGGAGTACGGGGACTGCCCAACGCCTCAGTGGTGACCCGCACCGACAGCAACGCCCTCGGCGCGGCCTCCGCCACCCCCGTCGTGGCGACCGAAGGCCCGGTCGCCCACGGAACCCTCCACACCGCCCTGATCCACCTCGGCGCCGCCCCTCCCAGCACGTGGCCGTCGGTCACCACCCGCGCGGAGGGAACCACTCTGCTCGCCGACGTCACCTGGCAGGACGGGACGGTCGACACCATCCGGCTGCCGGCACCCGACCCCGCCGCACCCGATCCCTGGAAGGACCCCCACCGTGCATGA
- a CDS encoding hydroxyacid dehydrogenase, which produces MSPEVADLVLPPDLRTLLSRSVRLLPPSDAPFPAALADAEILISGWGCPRLTADVLARAPGLRLVAHAAGTVKSLVTEAVWERGITVSSAADANAGPVIAHTVAVITLAARRTLTTAAGYPGGWPRTDARAGADGRTVGIIGASRIGRGVIAELTHADAGYRILLSDPYVTDEEARLLGARRVDLAELCRLASVVSVHAPLLPETTGLLDAGLLAQLPDGGAVINTARGAIVDTQALTRECASGRLEAYLDVTDPEPLPPDHPLLALRNVLITPHVAGAQGSEVRRLGQYAAAEVARWVAGGPLHGEVTRAALPRLA; this is translated from the coding sequence ATGAGCCCGGAGGTCGCCGATCTCGTGCTCCCGCCGGACCTGCGCACCCTGCTCTCCCGGTCGGTCCGACTGCTCCCTCCCTCCGACGCCCCCTTCCCGGCCGCGCTCGCCGACGCGGAGATCCTCATCAGCGGTTGGGGCTGCCCACGCCTGACGGCCGACGTGCTGGCGCGCGCACCCGGGCTGCGGTTGGTGGCGCACGCGGCCGGCACCGTCAAATCGCTGGTGACCGAAGCGGTGTGGGAGCGCGGTATCACCGTGTCGTCGGCGGCCGACGCCAACGCGGGCCCAGTCATCGCCCACACCGTCGCGGTGATCACGCTCGCCGCGCGGCGGACGCTGACGACGGCCGCGGGCTACCCGGGCGGATGGCCGCGGACCGACGCCCGCGCGGGCGCCGACGGCCGCACGGTCGGCATCATCGGCGCCTCCCGCATCGGCCGCGGCGTGATCGCCGAGCTGACGCACGCCGACGCGGGCTACCGGATACTGCTCAGCGACCCGTACGTGACGGACGAGGAGGCGCGACTGCTCGGCGCGCGCCGGGTCGATCTCGCGGAACTCTGCCGCCTCGCGTCGGTGGTGAGCGTGCACGCGCCGCTGCTGCCGGAGACGACGGGACTCCTCGACGCGGGACTGCTCGCACAGCTCCCGGACGGCGGCGCGGTGATCAACACCGCCCGGGGCGCGATCGTCGACACACAGGCCCTGACCCGTGAGTGCGCCTCCGGCCGTCTGGAGGCGTACCTCGATGTGACGGACCCCGAACCCCTCCCACCCGATCACCCCCTGCTCGCGCTGCGGAACGTGCTGATCACCCCGCACGTCGCAGGTGCCCAGGGCAGCGAGGTGCGCAGGCTCGGCCAGTACGCGGCGGCCGAGGTCGCCCGGTGGGTGGCGGGCGGGCCACTGCACGGCGAGGTGACCAGGGCCGCGCTGCCACGGCTGGCCTGA
- a CDS encoding carbohydrate ABC transporter permease has translation MTTLSPTRPERGGKPRGTYSAIPGESAGSPPWRALKSLLLLVCVLLVVLPFLAIISTSIADPAQITEAGGFVLWPDNPTLASYTALLSGGLVSKAMMVSVGVTVAGTALSLITSIMLAYGLSRPGSFGHKPILMLLLMSLLFVPGVIPTYLMVRQLGLINSYWSLILPTMINAFNVIVLRSFFMGIPRELIDAARIDGASEWSILTRIVLPLSKASIGVIGLFYAVTYWNAFFNALLFMNDASKWPMQLVLRTYVINNASLSGGQLDVAAGAPVPPAQSLQAAILILSIVPIVVVYPFVQRHMNKGVMIGAVKG, from the coding sequence ATGACCACGCTGTCCCCCACCCGGCCCGAGCGCGGCGGCAAACCGCGCGGTACCTACAGCGCCATCCCCGGCGAGAGCGCGGGATCCCCGCCGTGGCGCGCCCTGAAGTCGCTGCTCCTGCTGGTGTGCGTACTCCTGGTCGTGCTGCCCTTCCTCGCGATCATCTCCACCTCGATCGCCGACCCCGCACAGATCACCGAGGCCGGCGGCTTCGTGCTCTGGCCCGACAACCCCACCCTCGCCTCGTACACCGCGCTGCTCTCCGGCGGCCTGGTGTCCAAGGCCATGATGGTGAGCGTCGGAGTCACCGTGGCCGGCACCGCCCTCAGCCTCATCACCTCCATCATGCTGGCGTACGGGCTGAGCCGCCCCGGTTCCTTCGGGCACAAGCCGATCCTGATGCTGCTGCTGATGTCCCTGCTGTTCGTGCCGGGCGTCATCCCCACCTACCTGATGGTCAGACAACTCGGCCTGATCAACAGCTACTGGTCGCTGATCCTGCCCACCATGATCAACGCGTTCAACGTGATCGTGCTGCGCTCCTTCTTCATGGGCATCCCGCGGGAGCTGATCGACGCCGCCCGTATCGACGGCGCGTCGGAGTGGTCGATCCTGACGCGGATCGTCCTCCCGCTGTCCAAGGCGTCCATCGGCGTCATCGGTCTCTTCTACGCGGTCACGTACTGGAACGCCTTCTTCAACGCCCTGCTGTTCATGAACGACGCGTCGAAGTGGCCCATGCAACTCGTGCTCCGTACCTACGTCATCAACAACGCCTCGCTCAGCGGCGGCCAGCTCGATGTCGCCGCAGGAGCCCCGGTACCGCCCGCCCAGTCGCTACAGGCGGCGATCCTCATACTGTCGATCGTGCCGATCGTGGTCGTCTACCCCTTCGTGCAGCGGCACATGAACAAGGGCGTCATGATCGGTGCGGTGAAGGGATGA
- a CDS encoding alpha-mannosidase encodes MHDDRRIIEDRIRKLLDRVVRPALYSATVPFDLSAWFLEGEPVPAADALAADYEPFTLGATWGAPWATTWLRAKARIPAAWQGRRVEAVFDLGFDLTKGPGGQAEGLVHDRHGTPLQGLHPYHRSVLLAQSATGGDEVDLLVELAANPPITGSAGLNTHHGSLETAGSEHIYALKQAEIAVREDDVWHLIHDIEVLDELMHELPLGSTRRHEIRHALRRAADAVSPADVPGTAGAARGFLAETLSRPAHASAHTVAAVGHAHIDSAWLWPVRETVRKCARTFTNMTTMAEEYPELVFACSSAQQYAWMKEQRPEIFARMRKAAAEGTWAPVGGMWVEADGNLPGGEALARQLVHGRRFFAEEFGIEQKGVWLPDSFGYTAAYPQLAKLAGAQWFLTQKLSWNETNKLPHHTFHWEGIDGTRVFTHFPPVDSYNASLTARELAHAEDNFADKGVSTRSLVPFGHGDGGGGPTRSMLEKARRLRDLEGSPKVAVENPDTFFAQARAERSELPVWRGELYLENHRGTYTSQARTKRGNRRSEALLREAELWAATAAVRAGTPYPYERLESVWRKVLLNQFHDILPGSSIAWVHQQAEREYGEIRDELEALIADAVDHLPGAPSLLNAGPFARREVTAVSCDGFDGGQALSDGRTAVLADVDALSSGGTVDAPRQAVTATAENGGFRLDNGLVTVVVDRRGLLTSVHDRVADREAIAPGSAGNLLQLHPDDPNLWSAWNIDSYYRDTVHDLDEARSLTLVDEGPLLAAVRIERVHGLSRFVQHIELAAESGQVTVRNDIDWQERDTVLKAAWPLDVHAETESAEIQFGHVRRPTHENTSWEAARFELWAHRWVHVGERRWGAALLTDSTYGHDIRRDTRQDGGTTTTVRLSLLRAPHSPDPEADRGQHSFSYALRPGAGTEEAVAGGYALNLPLRPAPAETGALIALDTTDVVVESVKLADDRGGDVVVRLYEAGGGAVRARLTAGFPVATVHDCDLLERPGAEWEPSEDGAVNLRFRPFQIRTLRLRPTMPAKLRETR; translated from the coding sequence GTGCATGACGACCGCCGGATCATCGAGGACCGGATCCGCAAACTGCTCGACCGGGTCGTCCGCCCGGCCCTCTACAGCGCGACGGTCCCCTTCGACCTGAGCGCCTGGTTCCTCGAAGGTGAACCCGTTCCCGCGGCCGACGCCCTCGCGGCCGACTACGAGCCGTTCACACTCGGCGCCACCTGGGGCGCCCCTTGGGCGACAACCTGGCTGCGGGCGAAGGCACGGATCCCCGCCGCGTGGCAGGGCCGCCGCGTCGAGGCCGTCTTCGACCTGGGCTTCGACCTCACCAAGGGCCCCGGCGGCCAGGCCGAGGGGCTGGTGCACGACCGGCACGGCACGCCGCTCCAGGGCCTGCACCCCTACCACCGCAGCGTGCTGCTGGCCCAGTCCGCGACCGGAGGCGACGAGGTCGACCTGCTCGTCGAGCTGGCCGCCAACCCGCCCATCACCGGCAGCGCGGGACTCAACACCCACCACGGCTCCCTGGAGACCGCGGGCAGCGAGCACATCTACGCGCTCAAGCAGGCCGAGATCGCGGTCCGCGAGGACGACGTCTGGCACCTCATCCACGACATCGAGGTCCTCGACGAGCTGATGCACGAACTGCCGCTCGGCTCCACCAGGCGGCACGAGATCCGCCACGCCCTGCGCCGCGCCGCCGACGCGGTCAGCCCCGCCGACGTGCCCGGCACGGCGGGGGCGGCCCGCGGCTTCCTGGCCGAGACGCTGTCCAGGCCCGCGCACGCCTCCGCGCACACCGTCGCCGCGGTCGGCCACGCCCACATCGACTCGGCCTGGCTGTGGCCCGTCCGTGAGACCGTACGCAAGTGCGCACGCACCTTCACCAACATGACCACGATGGCCGAGGAGTACCCGGAGCTGGTCTTCGCCTGCTCCTCCGCCCAGCAGTACGCGTGGATGAAGGAACAGCGGCCCGAGATCTTCGCCCGCATGCGGAAGGCGGCCGCGGAAGGGACCTGGGCCCCGGTCGGCGGCATGTGGGTGGAGGCCGACGGCAACCTGCCCGGCGGGGAGGCCCTCGCCCGGCAACTGGTCCACGGGCGGCGTTTCTTCGCCGAAGAGTTCGGCATCGAGCAGAAGGGCGTCTGGCTGCCCGACTCCTTCGGCTACACCGCCGCCTACCCACAGCTCGCCAAACTCGCGGGCGCGCAGTGGTTCCTCACCCAGAAGCTCTCCTGGAACGAGACGAACAAGCTGCCGCACCACACCTTCCACTGGGAGGGCATCGACGGCACCCGCGTCTTCACCCACTTCCCGCCCGTCGACAGCTACAACGCCTCACTCACCGCCCGCGAACTGGCCCACGCGGAAGACAACTTCGCGGACAAGGGTGTCTCCACCCGCTCCCTCGTCCCCTTCGGCCACGGCGACGGAGGCGGCGGCCCCACCCGGTCCATGCTGGAGAAGGCCCGCCGGCTGCGTGACCTCGAAGGCTCGCCGAAGGTCGCCGTCGAGAACCCCGACACGTTCTTCGCGCAGGCCCGCGCCGAGCGGTCGGAGCTGCCCGTGTGGCGCGGCGAGCTGTACCTGGAGAACCACCGAGGCACCTACACCAGCCAGGCCCGCACCAAGCGCGGCAACCGCCGCAGCGAGGCACTGCTGCGCGAGGCCGAACTGTGGGCCGCGACGGCGGCGGTGCGGGCCGGGACACCGTATCCGTACGAACGCCTCGAATCGGTGTGGCGTAAGGTCCTGCTCAACCAGTTCCACGACATCCTGCCCGGCTCGTCCATCGCCTGGGTGCACCAACAGGCCGAGCGCGAGTACGGAGAGATCCGCGACGAACTCGAAGCGCTGATCGCCGACGCGGTGGACCACCTCCCCGGCGCGCCCTCCCTCCTCAACGCCGGTCCGTTCGCACGCCGTGAGGTCACCGCGGTCTCCTGCGACGGGTTCGACGGCGGCCAGGCCCTGTCCGACGGGCGCACAGCCGTCCTGGCCGACGTCGACGCCCTCTCCTCCGGCGGCACCGTGGACGCACCCCGGCAGGCCGTCACCGCCACCGCCGAGAACGGTGGCTTCAGGCTCGACAACGGCCTCGTCACGGTCGTCGTGGACCGGAGGGGCCTGCTCACCTCGGTCCACGACCGGGTCGCGGACCGTGAGGCGATCGCCCCCGGCAGCGCGGGCAACCTCCTCCAGCTCCACCCCGACGACCCGAACCTCTGGTCCGCCTGGAACATCGACTCCTACTACCGTGACACCGTCCACGACCTCGACGAGGCGCGGTCACTGACACTTGTGGACGAAGGACCGCTGCTCGCAGCGGTGCGGATCGAGCGCGTCCACGGCCTCTCCCGCTTCGTCCAGCACATCGAACTCGCCGCGGAGAGCGGGCAGGTCACCGTCCGCAACGACATCGACTGGCAGGAGCGCGACACCGTACTGAAAGCGGCCTGGCCGCTCGACGTGCACGCGGAGACCGAGAGCGCCGAGATCCAGTTCGGCCATGTGCGGCGGCCCACACACGAGAACACCAGCTGGGAAGCGGCCCGCTTCGAGCTGTGGGCACACCGTTGGGTGCACGTGGGCGAGCGGCGCTGGGGCGCGGCCCTGCTCACCGACTCGACGTACGGGCACGACATCCGCCGCGACACACGGCAGGACGGCGGAACGACCACGACGGTCAGGCTCTCCCTGCTCCGCGCGCCGCACAGCCCGGACCCGGAGGCCGACCGGGGGCAGCACAGCTTCAGCTACGCGCTGCGCCCCGGCGCCGGAACAGAGGAGGCCGTCGCCGGAGGCTACGCACTCAACCTGCCGCTGCGCCCCGCCCCCGCGGAGACCGGCGCGCTGATCGCCCTCGACACCACCGATGTCGTCGTGGAGTCGGTGAAGCTCGCCGACGACCGTGGTGGTGACGTGGTGGTGCGGCTGTACGAGGCGGGCGGGGGAGCGGTCCGCGCGCGGCTGACGGCCGGCTTCCCCGTCGCCACCGTCCACGACTGCGATCTTCTGGAGCGTCCGGGTGCGGAGTGGGAACCGTCCGAGGACGGCGCCGTGAATCTGAGGTTCAGGCCGTTTCAGATCCGCACCCTGCGACTACGGCCTACGATGCCTGCGAAGCTGAGGGAGACACGTTGA
- a CDS encoding ROK family transcriptional regulator — protein sequence MADFNESVIMDAIRRHPTGLSRVELAQATGLSAQTVSNITRRLLDQGVARESGKQHTGSGKPRTLLEIVPTSRYAVGVHLDPAVITTVLVDLLGAVVAQRSRQTPSGGYTDRIAGDMAASVSALVAESGVDAAKVLGLGIAAPGPLDPSAGWVVDPPELPGWGQYPLRDRLSEATGFPALLDKDVTAAVVAERWAGAAHHSGNLLFFYLGTGSGMGLVVDDTVLRGASGNAGEVGGLGASFSARTLVEEAIGLGVLGTEYTCLDPADAQRGLERLATLAAEGEAEAEGIIERLAVRIGRGVCAAATLLDAETVVFGGPTWQLLADRLLATIKPMVARSPFVRPTHPTTVVSTTLGENVAAVGAASLVLDQALSAQPRTLLLG from the coding sequence ATGGCGGACTTCAACGAGTCCGTGATCATGGACGCCATCCGCAGGCATCCGACAGGACTGAGCCGGGTGGAACTCGCCCAGGCCACCGGCCTGTCGGCGCAGACCGTATCGAACATCACGCGACGGCTTCTCGATCAGGGCGTGGCCAGGGAGTCGGGCAAGCAGCACACGGGCAGCGGCAAGCCCCGCACACTGCTGGAGATCGTCCCGACATCCCGCTACGCGGTCGGCGTGCATCTAGACCCCGCCGTGATCACCACGGTCCTGGTCGATCTGCTCGGAGCGGTCGTGGCCCAGCGCAGCAGGCAGACCCCGAGCGGCGGCTACACCGACCGGATCGCGGGCGACATGGCGGCGTCCGTGTCCGCGTTGGTGGCGGAGTCGGGTGTCGACGCCGCGAAAGTGCTGGGCCTGGGCATCGCGGCGCCCGGCCCCCTCGACCCGTCCGCCGGCTGGGTGGTGGACCCGCCTGAGCTGCCGGGCTGGGGGCAGTACCCGCTGCGCGACCGGCTCAGCGAGGCGACGGGCTTCCCCGCGCTGCTGGACAAGGACGTCACGGCGGCCGTGGTCGCCGAACGCTGGGCGGGCGCCGCCCACCACAGTGGCAACCTGCTCTTCTTCTACCTCGGCACCGGATCGGGCATGGGCCTCGTGGTGGACGACACCGTCCTGCGCGGTGCCTCGGGCAACGCGGGCGAGGTCGGCGGCCTCGGTGCCTCCTTCTCGGCTCGCACACTCGTCGAAGAGGCCATCGGCCTGGGTGTACTCGGTACCGAATACACCTGCCTCGACCCGGCCGACGCCCAGCGAGGCCTGGAGCGGCTGGCGACGTTGGCCGCCGAGGGGGAGGCGGAGGCGGAAGGAATCATCGAGCGCCTCGCCGTCCGCATCGGCCGGGGTGTCTGTGCGGCGGCGACCCTCCTGGACGCGGAGACCGTCGTATTCGGCGGTCCGACCTGGCAACTACTGGCGGACCGCCTTCTCGCGACGATCAAGCCCATGGTGGCGAGGTCCCCGTTCGTACGGCCGACCCACCCGACGACGGTCGTCTCCACCACTCTGGGTGAGAACGTGGCCGCGGTGGGAGCGGCGTCACTCGTCCTCGACCAGGCACTGTCGGCCCAGCCGAGGACGCTGCTGCTGGGCTGA
- a CDS encoding substrate-binding domain-containing protein, with the protein MTVKPPPDRRTFLASALGVGAGLALTGCGDFRPRPARLANATAKLPTYIPYRGVPTSMPATKGGVSAGYSHFPTVPARAFPDGPPAKGPAIDIMNLIFNPVPPPVENNTMWQELNRYVGCDLRFEITPVGDYPQKFAVTLAGGDLPDAMLMLPPDQNSAATPDMLDTLFEDLTPHLSGDNIRDYPYLANIPTESWAPCVRNGGIYALPMPRPVSGGPTYTRLDLLKKKDLDPNPKTWREFLRLCEDVTDPRAHQYALGDPTTTWNLVMQMLGAPNWWREERGAFTHFYETDECKQAIDAVHRLKKAGVMHPDAFGVVGRFKDWFGNGQIVMHPDAPAAWNDLYTTYAPVTKGLDVGYMMPPAWDDSTPGGQWQGRANYATLIIKKAPRARVKQILRAMNALAAPFGTDGYLLRKYGVRGPDHTVKGPDPALTPKGTAETYLPTIFATDSPFTLYYPQKPEIVPTQYAFQEEAVEQLIPNPAEALYSATDAKLSKLFNTNFDSLRKGIMQGRNRLGEWDDAVKEWRTKAGDRMRAEYEQAWETRH; encoded by the coding sequence ATGACCGTGAAGCCACCACCCGATCGCCGCACCTTCCTCGCCTCGGCCCTCGGCGTCGGGGCCGGCCTGGCCCTCACCGGCTGCGGCGACTTCCGCCCCAGGCCGGCCCGGCTGGCCAACGCCACGGCGAAGCTGCCCACGTACATCCCGTACCGGGGCGTGCCGACATCGATGCCCGCCACCAAGGGCGGCGTCTCGGCCGGCTACTCGCACTTCCCGACCGTGCCCGCCCGAGCCTTCCCCGACGGCCCGCCCGCCAAGGGTCCCGCCATCGACATCATGAACCTGATCTTCAATCCGGTGCCGCCCCCGGTGGAGAACAACACGATGTGGCAGGAGCTCAACAGGTACGTCGGCTGTGATCTCCGCTTCGAGATCACACCCGTCGGCGACTATCCGCAGAAGTTCGCGGTGACCCTCGCCGGCGGTGACCTGCCCGACGCGATGCTGATGCTGCCCCCCGACCAGAACAGCGCCGCCACACCGGACATGCTCGACACCCTCTTCGAGGACCTCACCCCGCACCTGTCGGGCGACAACATCAGGGACTATCCGTACCTCGCCAACATCCCCACCGAATCCTGGGCACCGTGCGTGCGCAACGGCGGGATCTACGCGCTCCCGATGCCCCGCCCCGTCTCCGGCGGCCCCACCTACACCCGGCTCGACCTGCTGAAGAAGAAGGACCTCGACCCGAACCCGAAGACCTGGCGCGAGTTCCTCCGGCTCTGTGAGGACGTCACCGACCCCAGGGCCCACCAGTACGCCCTGGGCGACCCCACCACCACGTGGAACCTCGTCATGCAGATGCTGGGCGCACCCAACTGGTGGCGTGAGGAAAGAGGCGCGTTCACCCACTTCTACGAGACGGACGAGTGCAAGCAGGCCATCGACGCGGTGCACCGGCTCAAGAAGGCGGGCGTGATGCACCCGGACGCCTTCGGCGTCGTCGGCAGGTTCAAGGACTGGTTCGGCAACGGCCAGATCGTCATGCACCCCGACGCGCCCGCCGCGTGGAACGACCTCTACACCACGTACGCCCCGGTCACCAAGGGCCTGGACGTCGGCTACATGATGCCGCCCGCCTGGGACGACAGCACCCCGGGAGGCCAATGGCAGGGCCGGGCCAACTACGCCACGCTCATCATCAAGAAAGCACCCAGGGCCCGCGTCAAGCAGATCCTGCGCGCCATGAACGCCCTCGCCGCCCCCTTCGGCACCGACGGCTACCTCCTGCGCAAGTACGGCGTACGCGGCCCCGACCACACCGTGAAGGGCCCCGATCCGGCCCTCACACCGAAGGGCACAGCCGAGACCTACCTGCCGACGATCTTCGCCACGGACTCGCCGTTCACGCTCTACTACCCGCAGAAACCGGAGATCGTGCCCACCCAGTACGCCTTCCAGGAGGAAGCGGTCGAGCAACTCATCCCCAACCCCGCCGAGGCGCTGTACTCCGCGACGGACGCCAAGCTCTCCAAGCTGTTCAACACCAACTTCGACAGCCTCCGCAAAGGCATCATGCAGGGCCGCAACCGCCTCGGCGAATGGGACGACGCCGTCAAGGAGTGGCGTACCAAGGCCGGCGACAGGATGCGCGCCGAGTACGAGCAGGCATGGGAGACCCGCCACTGA
- a CDS encoding ABC transporter permease has protein sequence MTMLRQPAAPPAGEDGGAEKPRPRRLRPAGRRDIALLWFAIPGLAAMLLFHYIPLLGNIIAFQDYQPFIGITHSPWSGLDNFGVIFNGDDQFLRALVNTLELTLIQVVFVFPVPIVLALLLNSLVGERVKKAVQNVLYLPHFLSWVVIVALFQQMLGNTGMLNLFLSAHDLGTWSIIGNPDMFKALLTSQVIWKDAGWGTILFLAALSRVDSNLYEASAMDGASRWRQTWHVTLPALRGLVILLLILRLGDALSVGFEQILLQQTAVGLDNSEVLDTYVFNNGLVGGQWGVAAAVGLVKGAVGVLLVLGANKVAHLFGEEGVYRS, from the coding sequence ATGACCATGCTTCGACAACCGGCCGCCCCGCCGGCCGGGGAGGACGGAGGGGCGGAGAAGCCCCGCCCGCGGCGGCTGCGCCCGGCAGGCCGCCGAGACATCGCCCTGCTCTGGTTCGCGATACCGGGCCTCGCGGCGATGCTGCTGTTCCACTACATTCCGCTGCTCGGCAACATCATCGCGTTCCAGGACTACCAGCCGTTCATCGGCATCACGCACAGCCCCTGGAGCGGTCTCGACAACTTCGGCGTCATCTTCAACGGTGACGACCAGTTCCTGCGCGCGCTGGTCAACACCCTGGAACTCACCCTGATCCAGGTCGTGTTCGTCTTTCCCGTACCGATCGTCCTGGCGCTCCTGTTGAACAGCCTGGTCGGTGAGCGGGTCAAGAAGGCCGTACAGAACGTGCTGTACCTGCCCCACTTCCTGTCCTGGGTCGTCATTGTCGCGCTCTTCCAGCAGATGCTGGGCAACACCGGCATGCTCAACCTCTTCCTGAGCGCTCACGACCTGGGCACCTGGAGCATCATCGGCAACCCCGACATGTTCAAGGCACTGCTCACCTCCCAGGTGATCTGGAAGGACGCCGGGTGGGGCACGATCCTCTTCCTGGCCGCGCTCTCCCGTGTCGACAGCAACCTCTACGAAGCCTCCGCCATGGACGGCGCCAGCCGGTGGCGGCAGACCTGGCACGTCACCCTGCCGGCCCTGCGCGGCCTGGTGATCCTGCTGCTGATCCTCCGCCTCGGCGACGCCCTGTCGGTCGGCTTCGAACAGATCCTGCTCCAGCAGACCGCCGTCGGCCTGGACAACAGCGAGGTGCTGGACACCTACGTCTTCAACAACGGTCTCGTCGGCGGGCAGTGGGGTGTCGCCGCCGCCGTCGGGCTGGTCAAGGGAGCGGTCGGAGTGCTGCTCGTGCTCGGCGCCAACAAGGTCGCCCACCTCTTCGGTGAGGAAGGTGTCTACCGCTCATGA